DNA from Brassica napus cultivar Da-Ae chromosome C4, Da-Ae, whole genome shotgun sequence:
CGGCAGAAGTTTTGGTGCTTGCTGGAGCTTCTTCGGGTCTGATAAAGCTCTGGGATTTAGAAGAAGCAAAGAGTTAGTTGATTTATTTTCTGCTTCTCCTTTAGAATATTTTGTTGTCTAGATATAAGATACCGATTAAGTCATTGTCAGTGTGGATTATGTGTCCTGAGTCACCTGACATTTGAGCAGTGTACCAGACTATATCTATAGTTTATTTTAGAATGATGAGGTCTAACATTTTCATTCTTGCCCTTGAAGTGTAGTGGTTCGAGCTTTTACTGGACATAGATCGAGTTGTTCTGCTGTTGAATTTCATCCCTTTTGGTGAATTTCTGGCATCGGGATCAAATGATACGAATCTGAAGATCTGGTACATCAGAAAGAAGGGGTGCATACAGACGTACAAGGGGCATACCCGTGGCATCGACACTATCAAATTTAGTCCTGATGGTCGTTGGGTAGTGACAGGAGGTCTTGACAATGCTGTAAAGGTAAGAACTGCATTGCTCATCTTGTGCTTTGTCTTTTCTCGAACCTGTGTTCTTTTAACAATATGCTATTGATCGTATCCAATATGTATGGGATTTGACTGCTGGAAAGCTTATACATGATTTTAAGTTCCATGAAGGATCTATCCGTTCGCTAGACTTCCACCCACTTGAGTTCCTCCTAGCCACTGGTTTGTCTGAATCCTTTTAGTTTTAGGCATTTTAGTGGTAATTTGGTGGAAGCTTATGGTTGGTTATTTAACTATAGATCCTTGGGCAAAtatccaaaatagcacatttctaaatttatgtcacaaaattagctctcaaaaactaaaatgaccaaaatagcattttatcttttgataaatttaaattttttttatttttcaaaaattgaaatcatatcccaaaaccccactccccaactctaaaccctaaaccctaaatcctaaaccctaaacccaaaatcctaaaccctaccccttaactctaaaccctaaaccctacccctaaactctaaaccctaaactctaaaccctaaatcctaaagcCTAAACCCcatcccttaactctaaaccctaatgtctaaattaatttactattggggtataagtgtatatttatctattttgataaaacattaagtgttattttagtcatttttatttttaaaagctatatttatgacaaaaaaCTTTTTCAGTGTTATCCTAGTCATTTTCTCTAGATCCTTCTCtgtttacaatttttaaattgaGTTTGTGTGATTTCATGCACTCCCTATTCATTCATTATTCAGGTTCTTCTGACAGGACCGTAAAGTTCTGGGATTTGGAAACGTTTGAATTGATTGGATCTACCCGACCATAGGTAACTGACCTGTTATGATAGTTTTACTGTCACTAATACTGTTTTCCAAGAAAATATATCACAAAGTCTCTTTGTCTTGGAACTTTTCACTAACGATcttattcttttgtttatttgtttcacAGGATACTGGAGTTCGTTCAATCAAATTTCATCCAGATGGGCGAACCCTTTTTTGTGGTTTGGATGATGGCTTAAAGGTTctgatttgtgttttttttttaatgagctATGCCATATTGAGAGATTTCAAGAGTTGATACATTGACAGACGGCGCTAATAAATTCAGGTTTATTCATGGGAGCCAGTGGTTTGTCATGATAGTGTTGATATGGGTTGGTCAACGCTTGGTGACTTATGCATCAGCGAAGGGAAGTTCATGGGTTGTTCATACTACCAAAATTCCGTAGGGATTTGGGTCTCAGATATATCAGTATGTCAGCTATTGTGATTCTCCGTACCTTTCGAAAGTTATGTGAAgctgattatttaaattttctaaaggcccatgctctgtttttcttttatccTTAATTGTAAGCAGCAAATTGAACCATATGTCATTGGATCTGTGGATAAAAAGGAATGCGTGGAGAAAGTACTCAGTGTTCTGGACGATCAGTCTTCCGAGAGAGTAAGGAGTGGCCCCAGGGGCAGCTCTTCTCCAGATTATGAGACAAAAGAGATCAAAAACATATACATTGACTGTGAGTGAATGTTTACTTCCTTTCTTAGAAATGAAAACCCAAAAATTCTACGTTTGGAAGCTTCATCGGGTGTccgcttcggaaccggaatcggaaCTTTGTGGAAGCTTACGAaatctcgcttccaaaatgcttctaaaatattctctttaaaaacacgttggaagtttacgattccgttttggaatcagGTTTCCattaattctttaaaaaaatacaatgtcttatatcaataaaaatataaaattatagttttaatttatataaactccaaattttaatagtattgaataTAGAGaacataaatatacaaatattaaaattaatactataaattatctttattcattgagatttttattaaagataaatcatatattcaaatatattatgtcaattaattataaataattaaaaattaaaaataattaattataaataattaaaaattaaaaataattaatataataatttaatttatgtgtattttcacagttttaatatgaaataatttcaaataattataaatgaataaatgctttattttaaatttaaatcatataacttttagttctagattttttaaaaatttcttatatatatatatatggatacaCGTATCCGCTTCCGAATTTTTCTAAGAGCGCTTCCATATgcttccgcttccacgtacccgcttccgtttccatgtaacatagccTAAAATAAGCCTAACATACCCTGCTTGAAAGGACAAACTACAATATTATTGTGATTTAGGAAGTCATGTACGCTGGCTTACAATTGCTTTCATGCTACCATTCAATTCAGTTCTAAAATGTTTATTTGTGGTGGAATGTTAATGAAGATCATTAACTCTAttcgtgtttcaaaaaaaaagaaagaaaaaaagatcacTGACTCTATTTTACTTGTTCTTGTGATAGAAAGCTAGTCATAACTATTGTGAGCTGGATTGTGATTTCCAGTTTTTAATGTCAGATTGTGTACTGCatcaatttaattatgtatGTCGCTACTTATGTATGCTTATGATTATGTTTGATCTAATATGCTCTCTAATTTTGAAACGCACAGGTGGAAATTCAAATGTTGCACAAAAGCCAGGATCATCAAGTACTTCTAATGTCAATGCAACATCTACGGGGCAAACAGGGGATAAGTCTTTTATAGTGCATAGTGATACTGGGAAAGACTCTTCTGAGTCAGGAAGAGAATCTATCACTTTCTCAAAAACGAAGCAGGGCATGCTACTGAGACCAGCTCATGTACGAAAAACGCCAACAAAGCAGTCAGTGGCTGTTCAATCTAGTACTCCGATACAAAGCGAATCGGACGGTGAGAAAACGTTGGATACTAAGGCTGTGCTTGATTCAGAAGAGAGTGGTAGAAAACCATTTGATGCCATTGATTCCATCATCAAGAGTATAACCAGCAAGTTTGAAAAAGCTTTATTTCCAGAATCACCAACTGATGAAGCGAAATGTAAGTTCTCCCAGTGCACTTCAGTTTCACCAGATTTGAGCTTTCAGATAGTATAATCCTATCTTATTGGGATCTCTTACAATTTTGTCTCAGCTATGCTGCTGAAACCGCCTCGAGTGCAGAGATCACCAAATACTAAGTACAATGAGACAAGATGGGCGGTTTCTGTTGATTCTGAAAATGTAGACAGTAACCAAAGTAGCTTAGAGAAATCGAGAGACACAGTCTTGGAAGAAGAGTTTGCGGATGACAGAGGTTGTAACCCGAGTGAGGAGGATGCCAATGATAAGATCATTTTAAGCAAGCCAGAACAAGTTCTATCACCAGAGAAAGCTGGCGACGAACAGAAAAGCAAGTACTTAATTACTTAACTCTAAATCAGATCTGACTAATTAATGGGCATTTCCGCTTGTTGGGTCAAACTTAAATTTATGCAACTTTGATGTGTTAGGCTTCCACTTCTCTTTACAATCTGTTTAATACGAGTGAGTTGCTAGATAAAAGACAGCGTACAACACAAGTGAAATTAATCTGGAAGAGCTACTTGTTGGTTTGAATTTACTACGATATGTAATCTTGGAAAAAGATTAACAAGGCAGCAGAGAAGTCATAGCATTAGCTTATAGGCTGCTAAATCTCAATTTTTAGCTACTTTTAGAACTAACTTTTTTCACAGTTTTCTTTGTTGGTTCGGTCAAGTTACTTGGTTTTGAGGCTACAATCAGTTTGCAAgtgattaatataaatattctgCCTTATAGGCATCCAATCCCCTGGGGTAGCAAAGAATCAGACTCTGTGAAGGTTGTTAAAGGAGGTTAGCCATTCAAAGTTTTCTGTCTTTGTTCTTCTTTGGTAGCATATAAGTCATCTGGTTACTGATTCATTAAGAACTGCTATATTTGCAGTAAAAGTTGTTTCCGGGAGGACACGGTCATTGGTTGAGAGGTttgaaagaagagaaacaatTATTCCTGTGGTATCAACACGACGACCTAGGAGTATTCCAGCCAGAGTAATGCCTGTGGTTCTTGGTCGGGACGAAAACATGACAACTGGTGCGCTTTCTGTAACATTAACACGACCTGATAGGACTCCGCCTGCTAATTTGACATCTGATGAGTCTTGTGTATCATCAACACGACAAGCTAGGTCTTCTCCACCCCCGGTTATGCCTGTGGTACTCAATCAGACAACAAAAATGGAATCTGATGACCCTCCTGCAACATCAGCACGACCTGATAGGAGTGCTGCTGCTAATTTGGCATCTGATGATTCTCCTGTAACATCAACACGACAAGCTAGGACTTCTCCAGCTCCAGTTACGCCTCTGATACTCAATCGGAGTCGGTCAACTAACATGAAACCCGATGAGACTCATGTAATAACAAGAAGACCACTGCGGAGTTCTTCAGCGCGTGCAAGGCCTGTGATGCACAATCAAACAACTAATACGCATGATGAGCGTCCCGTACAATCAACACGATCAGCTAGGACTTCACTAGCCCGTGTAATACCTATGAAACTCAATCAAGCAGATGATATCCCATCCTATGAGCCTCCAGTTGCATTAACACGATCAGCTAGGAACTCTCCCGTTCGTGTAATTCATGCAAATCATGTGACATCCGATGCATCACATATAAGATCCAGGCATCGATTTAGCCCAAATCAAACGCTGGCAACACTTGCGGTAATTGATCAGGTGGCTTATATGACACTGGATGAGGCAACATATAACACAAAATCGACCAGATTATGATATCTCGACCCAGGTAAGTTTCAAATGATAAGTTTGGGAAACTGATAGAGTTTGGATATCTCTAACTCCTCAATCAAACCAGAATACAAGATAGAACAATGAATACAAGATAGCTTTGCAGATTCCGATCACAATCACCTTCTCATGAGATCACGACGATCTCATGGCGACCGTGCCGAGACTCATGGCGTCTACGAACAACAACATACAAAGCATGAAACTCCTCTGCATCCAAAGCTTCCTCTTTATACCCTCCATCTTCACGCAGCTGCCTCCATCTCACTAACGGCAAAGCTTCTGAACCAGTTAGAAGGTCTCCTTCACTCTGATTCCTTGTCCCAGTCAGCTTCCTCACTTGCCATGTCAGCAGATAGAATAGGTATCTATCAATACTTCCCCCTTTGAAAACAAGCTTGCCCACAAGCTTGTATGAAAGGAAACCACTGAAGAAAAATGCATCGGCCAGACTTATCAGCACCACACTCATGCTGATCTCTTCATTCTCCTGTTGGATCTTCAATACCTCAACCATGGACCAAGCTGAGCCCATGAATTTCTTTTGTGTTCCTTTATACTTAAACATCCAAGTCTTGTAAAACTTCTTCCATTTATGCTTTTCTTGTATCCCCACTCGCTGTAGATGTTTCTTGTTATGTACACGTACACTGCTTCTTTCTTTATGCAATTGATGACTCCAATCTTGCAACCACCAGTGTCTGATGCGTTCTTCCTTTTCACTTTGTTCTCCaatattttttctgaaaaaaatcaGAATCACTACGAGTTGAAAACCCCCAAATCAGCACAACCTCTATCAGCCAACACATCATTATTCTCGTGTATACTCCATCCCTCGAAGACAAGCTTGCCCACAAGCTTGGACTGATTAACATGATGGACAAACTTTCATGAAAAGACCCATTTGACCAAACTGAAGCAGATTTAAACCTCCATTTATGCTTCACTTGCAACTCTCGCACACCAACTAACAAATCTTGCAACGCTTGTAACATATGTCGCATTTGCAACTGAAGCATAAGCCTTATACCCTTGACCCTCAGACACGTATGGTAGAGTTCAAGACAAGGAAAAAACAAGCTATCAAGCAAAACGTTGCCACTCCCCACTCGCAATCTTCTAATCCACACAAAAACACAGACTTTCCAACAATGCATCGATTGTCTTTCTAAATTCTGCCACAGCCGCTCTTCCATGAATAAATTCCAATTGAACCCCCAAGTATGCTCTGCACCAACGTCTGCCTTATCAGTGACCTGTGAACAAATGGCTACAGCCACAAGAAATTCTGAAGCGGAAACTAGTTCTAAATTCTTCACTCTCCACTTGTGCTTAACTTTGTAAATCAGATCACAAAGAAACAACTGTATTAGGTCCTTGAAATCATGTCTCGTGGTCACTGCAAGAAGTTTGCTACGTTCCGTTTCTTCTGTGACGTAATTGGAATCCAACTGTAACAAGACTCTCAACAGATTCAATGGTTTAAACTTGAACATCCAAGTTTTGACGCACGTCTTCTGCTCTGTCTGACTAGGCAGAAACTTGAGATCACATAGTTGATGAACACAAGCAACCTCCACATTCTCTGCATCAATAATCACAGTTCCACCTAGAAATGCCATTGAATCACTCACTACCAAAACTGCTGGTGATGAACATATTTGCTGCACGAATTTATGCTCCTGCAACAAAATCATGTTCTGCTCAAGTGGGAAAAATGTATCTTCTGTAACCATGACCACTGCTTCTTCAGTTTCTGCACCGGAAGCTTTCTGGAGCATT
Protein-coding regions in this window:
- the LOC106392874 gene encoding katanin p80 WD40 repeat-containing subunit B1 homolog KTN80.2-like; amino-acid sequence: MGWSTLGDLCISEGKFMGCSYYQNSVGIWVSDISQIEPYVIGSVDKKECVEKVLSVLDDQSSERVRSGPRGSSSPDYETKEIKNIYIDCGNSNVAQKPGSSSTSNVNATSTGQTGDKSFIVHSDTGKDSSESGRESITFSKTKQGMLLRPAHVRKTPTKQSVAVQSSTPIQSESDGEKTLDTKAVLDSEESGRKPFDAIDSIIKSITSKFEKALFPESPTDEAKSMLLKPPRVQRSPNTKYNETRWAVSVDSENVDSNQSSLEKSRDTVLEEEFADDRGCNPSEEDANDKIILSKPEQVLSPEKAGDEQKSKYLIT